A genomic stretch from Sphingobacterium sp. ML3W includes:
- a CDS encoding pentapeptide repeat-containing protein yields MNKDYVNQTLALKTKFSNKNFVNWDFTNTNFNSAIFENTNFDGCLFKASILAGSRIFYDSNFKNCIFKKINLSETTFGSHKGVYTDCIFEDCEYKYRAFNFTQFVNCKFIKTKFTTVNFNGSQFRSCIFDGKFKDVTFNGLYDTNRDSKACLQHCDFSSSIFGDFVSFDNCDLSTCTAPKDTTFDKILYQVDASNPKLLSTGSPDRLTITDI; encoded by the coding sequence ATGAATAAGGACTATGTAAATCAGACTTTAGCGCTAAAAACTAAATTTTCAAACAAAAACTTTGTGAATTGGGATTTCACAAACACAAACTTCAATAGTGCCATATTTGAAAATACCAATTTTGATGGCTGTTTGTTTAAAGCCTCAATTTTAGCAGGTTCGCGCATTTTTTATGATTCCAATTTCAAAAATTGCATTTTCAAAAAGATTAATTTATCTGAGACTACCTTTGGTAGCCACAAAGGAGTTTATACAGATTGTATTTTTGAAGACTGTGAGTACAAATATAGAGCCTTTAATTTTACACAGTTTGTCAACTGTAAATTTATAAAAACGAAATTTACAACTGTCAATTTCAATGGCAGTCAATTTCGTAGTTGCATTTTTGATGGTAAATTCAAGGATGTTACCTTTAATGGGCTCTATGATACTAATCGTGATTCAAAAGCATGTTTGCAACATTGCGATTTCTCTAGTTCTATTTTTGGAGATTTCGTAAGTTTCGACAATTGTGATCTATCAACCTGTACAGCACCAAAAGACACAACATTTGATAAAATTTTATATCAGGTGGATGCGTCAAATCCCAAACTATTGAGCACTGGAAGTCCTGATCGTTTGACAATTACTGATATCTAA